The nucleotide window TTCGACCGGCGCTGGACCAAGGACGGGCGCCTGCTGCGGCTGCCGCAGGAGGATATGTGCCAGGCCCTCTCGGTGCCGCCCACGCGCAAGTATCAATCCGACGGCGGTCCCAGTATGCGTGATATCATCGAACTGCTGAAGGGCAGCGACAAACCGGACGAGGATATCGCCACCTTCATGCGCGCCTGCATCCTGTTCTGGATGTTCGGCGCCACCGACGGCCACGCCAAGAACTTCAGTATTGCCATCAGCCCCGGTGGGCGCTTCCGTCTCACGCCACTCTATGACGTGCTGAGCGCCCAACCCAGCCTCGACGCGGGTCAGGTCCAGCAGAAGGCCTTCAAGCTCGCAATGTCGGTCGGAAAGAACCGCCGCTATCACGTCAAGGAGATCGTGCCGCGTCATTTCATGCAGACTGCGGCCCTTGCCGGTGTCGGCGCCCGGCTGATGCGCGGTCTGTTCGAGCAGATCGCGGCTCGTGCGGTGGCAACAACCGATGCCCTGCTAGCGAAGCTGCCCACCGGCTTTCCAGAGCAAGTCGCTGCTTCCGTTCAATCGGCCGTCCAGACGCGTGTTCGCCTGCTTCTTGACGCTGGGGTCAAGTAAGGCCTCGCTATGAGCAGGTGATAGCCGAAGTGCCGAGCTTCGTGACAGCCGAATAAGAGCCGGTTGGCAGGACCGCCCCCCGGCCATCGCCGGCGACCCGCAGCCAGCCCCTTCGACAAGGGGCATCATCGACGGACCGAAAACCGACGGAATTTGAAGAATTTTTCGCTATTCAGGTCTAATGGCGGAGAGGGAGGGATTCCGCCCATTCGCTATATAAGCGCTTGATAAACAAGGACTTCTAGCAATCACCCATCGGTTGTGTGTACCAATCTCGTGTACCTAAAAATGCCTCCGTAGCGCTGTCAATAGAAGCTTGAGTTTTCGAACTTCAAAACGATCGCGAAATCCCAAATGGACAGAATTTCAAGGGCTCAACGCTCGGCAAACATGAGAGCGGTAAAAAGCCAGGATACGGGTCCGGAAATGCTGGTTCGGCGCGCCGCCCATGCGATGGGGCTCCGGTTTCGGCTTCACAAGCAGGATCTTCCAGGACGACCAGATCTCACGTTTGCAAGGTATCGCACCGCGGTTTTTGTTCATGGTTGTTTCTGGCATGGCCACGCGGGCTGCTCTCGAGCGAAGCTGCCGTCGTCCAACTTCGAATTCTGGTCCCAGAAGCTCAAGGGAAATGTCGAACGGGATCGGCGGAACCAAGAAGCGTTGGAGCGAGGGGGGTGGCACGTCGCGGTGGTGTGGCAATGTCAAATCCCCGACCTGCGCGCGGCTACAGAGGCCGTATCGCGGATTCCATCGCTTCGGCGTTTCGCGTCGAGGCGTTCAGGCGGGGCTTCTTAGTCTAGCCCGGAATGATCGTCGGTCCAGCAGCTTCAGGCTAAACTCCGCGAACGAACGCGCCAGCAGCGGCGGGACCGCGTTTCCTATCATCCTGGCCACTCCTTCGACTTCATGCATAGGATGGAAGACGTAGTCTTCCGGGAACGACTGAAGCACTGCGGCCTCCCGGAGCGAGATCCCGCGATTCTGCGATACGTCGTAGTGACCGAAGCGGCCATTGGAAATGGAATGGCATTTCGTCGTAATGGTCGGCGACGGCCTGTCGGGGCTCATCCGTGTGTAGACGTCCGTGAAGCACGAGACCTTTAGTTTCTTCGCAGCCCTGCGATGGCAGGGGAGCGAAAGGTCTCCGAATTTGGTCGTCGCTAGGTAGCTATTGCTCGCGCCCGGCGGGGCCGAAGCGATCCGCTGGAGGTTCACTGGACTGAGAGCGCGCGCGCGATGATTCGGAATTCGATCGTGAAGCTCCCCAGCCTCAAGACTTGGAAAATGGCCAATGGCGGCCTTGACCGCGACCTCAGTCCGAAGAGGATCGGATGTCGGAAGCCTCAATGTGAGCTCCTTCGCCAATCCGCACTTGGCCTTGTCCTTCCGTACCGCCACAAGGATGGACCGTTTTCGGTACTGTGGGACTCCGAACCGAGACGCGCAAACGACTTCGCTACCGACCGCATAGTTCGCCCTTCGTAGCCCCGAGGAAAAGTCGGCCCAGATGCCTCCGAACTTGGGATCGGAGATCCCAGCCACGTTCTCAGACAAGACGATGTCCGGCGAGAATTCGCGCACGAACTTGAGCGCTTCTGAGAGAAGATTCCTGTCGTTGCGCCGACGCGCAATACGCGATTGCGAAAGTTCCTTGCGGGCAAGCGTCGTGAACGGCTGGCATGGAGCGCAGATCGCGAACATCAACGGGACGCCTGGCGCAAGGCGGCGATAGCGTTCTATGAGCGCACCCAGTTCCTTTCTGAGCTTCAGTTGCTGCCCCTCCGGGTGCTGCTCCGATTTAGGGAAGATGTCTCGGCAGAAGAAGTACGGCGGTTTCCGGTCCAACGTGAAGTTGCCATTGTTCTCCGTGTACGTCCGCTCGCATTTCGGGTCCTTATCGATCCCGGCGATGACGTATCCGCCAGCGTCCAGCAGTCCGCGCGTGGTTCCGCCTGCACCGCAGAACATGTCGATCGCGAGGAATGCGGGCATCCTGATCGCGGACTTCGAGGCAATCGACTTTCTCGTTGGGCCGTTGACGCGTGTGGAAATTGCTCGCGCCATGTCAAGCTCCCTTAAAGAAATCGATGCCGATACGTGCGAAATGCGCCCCGGTCAATTGAAGGACACGGCTGGCATAATTCGCGCGTAGCTGGCCAACGACAGCGAATTCCTGCTGGCCGACGAGCTTCGGAAATTTCGTCAAA belongs to Rhodopseudomonas palustris and includes:
- a CDS encoding very short patch repair endonuclease, giving the protein MDRISRAQRSANMRAVKSQDTGPEMLVRRAAHAMGLRFRLHKQDLPGRPDLTFARYRTAVFVHGCFWHGHAGCSRAKLPSSNFEFWSQKLKGNVERDRRNQEALERGGWHVAVVWQCQIPDLRAATEAVSRIPSLRRFASRRSGGAS
- a CDS encoding DNA cytosine methyltransferase, whose protein sequence is MARAISTRVNGPTRKSIASKSAIRMPAFLAIDMFCGAGGTTRGLLDAGGYVIAGIDKDPKCERTYTENNGNFTLDRKPPYFFCRDIFPKSEQHPEGQQLKLRKELGALIERYRRLAPGVPLMFAICAPCQPFTTLARKELSQSRIARRRNDRNLLSEALKFVREFSPDIVLSENVAGISDPKFGGIWADFSSGLRRANYAVGSEVVCASRFGVPQYRKRSILVAVRKDKAKCGLAKELTLRLPTSDPLRTEVAVKAAIGHFPSLEAGELHDRIPNHRARALSPVNLQRIASAPPGASNSYLATTKFGDLSLPCHRRAAKKLKVSCFTDVYTRMSPDRPSPTITTKCHSISNGRFGHYDVSQNRGISLREAAVLQSFPEDYVFHPMHEVEGVARMIGNAVPPLLARSFAEFSLKLLDRRSFRARLRSPA